Within Labrus bergylta chromosome 18, fLabBer1.1, whole genome shotgun sequence, the genomic segment AGCACGGATCACAACATAGGTTGACCTTTTTCTCCAAGAGTAAGAAACTGTTTTGGGGCTCTTCATACCTTTattgagataggacagtggacagagccagaaacaggggagagagaaaatgggGAATGACATCCGGATAAGGAGCCACAGATCGGATTAGACCTGGGCCACCTGCTTTCAGGACAAAGTCCTCTGTACATTGTGGATGCAAACCAGCAGCTAGGCTATCAGTGCACCAAgatccttgtttttcttttttttttaaccaaaaccAAATTCTCCCTCATGATGCAGCCCTGTCCTGAGATATCCCAGTTACAGGTGTGAAATGGTGCTGTAAGGTGATGATGGAAACAAGTTGGAGTTGGAGAAAGGAGGTTGGGACTATTTTAATGAAGTTTTTTCAGATCGTAGAAGTTGTAGAATAACATTCTGAACCTCATGAGCATAAACAAGCACTTTTAGTGTTCATAACTCTGAGAAGGCGCACCTGCCCCTGTGGATTATGTAGAAGCAGTTGCAGCCCATTTTCCAGCTGCTGACTGAGGTGATAAAAATGAGCCATTCCAAAAACTTTCTGTGTcaaaaatacaagaaataaaaaaatagggcccaggtttaaaaacagtGGTAATCCCTGAAGGCACAAGCCATAAAACAAGGCGTAACAATCAATTGCTGTTACAAGCAGTGCAGCATGTGGGTAGAAAATGGCCCTTTAAGACTCTTAACCCTACTTATAAAGTTGTATATAAATAGATTCCTCAGTGATCCATGCATTGTTGGCTCACTTTTTTTCCCTAGAGTTCAAGCTTCCACAGCTTTAATCCCCCACGGATCCCAGACACTAGTGAGGGTGTGGTTCCTATTATTCATCAttaattgccttttttttataactggGAAGAAGCTGCGTTGGCTCACATGTTTGAGAGAACTCACACATTCTTTCTCCTCCGCCTCGTGGCTCTGATTGATTTTTAATCATGGCATTGACTGAGTGCGGGCAAGGCTCTGGAAAACTGTGTCAGCCAGCTGGAGGATCACAGTAGGTGTGCATGTGCAAGCAATGAAGTCATATCAATATTAATTCAAAAGCAGTGGTAGGCCTCTCTTTACTTGTTATCTCTCCCTTTCAGCTCCGAATTTTCATCTGAAGTGAAAAAGGACTACACACGAGTAATTGTATAAGCGCTCATACATATATTGCTTTGGGTAATTTTTCCGCTCTATATTATCTTTTTTCTCTATGCACTCATTATGGTTCATAAATCCCTTTAACAAGGATAAAAAGGCTATTAGCCAAATGAGAAAGTAAAAACACGATAGGGATAAAACATTTTGCAGGTAATTGATGTCTCAAAGGTGTCAAGACAATCACAAGTGTATTATATTGGTTTATAGTAAGGGCTCTAGGCTGATAGCGAAATCAGGAATgtaattaaaataatcaatttCAAGGGAATTAAAACAACTGCTACAAATCGACGAATGACTGAAGAAATGCAGTTTAGAAAGGACATATAAGAGTGTCCGTGCAATTTTGTAGACATTAGAGAAACCTCAAAAGAGCCATTTACAAGAAATTCAAACAATTCCAcctttgtttacatcactggATAAAAGATACAGAATATTTTAAttattctcttttctctgtatGACAAACTGCTTTATTGTGTGCATGCAAGGAAATCAGATAAACACCTTTACTATTGAACGTGTAAGGCTGGCGAGTTGCATTCAGTGtgtgaacaaaataaaatctctcTTCAATACTTTCTACTGTTCTGATCGCAACTGTCCATGTTCCCTGTTGATAACATGGCTTTTGCCTTCCCATATCCATCAATTACCTTTCATTCAACAGCTATGTATTTTATAGAActattgcacaaatatgttctATTTCTTTGGTTATTGCCAGAGAAGCCTGACATTGACACGATAGTGATGTCACTAATATCCAATGCAGGCCACTTTACCAATTTTCCCTGATGGTGTAATTACTATCTTTAGCATGCTAAACATTTCCCTGCAGTTCGATGGGTGTGTTTAAGTGCTCTGAGCTTTTGGAGTCCATGGTGCTACTGAATTTGAAAGGAGCCTGAAGTAGTGTCTAAGATAAATGCGTGAAAATATGTAACAGCTTTCAGCTAAAAATGTGTCCTTCTGTGAGGACTTAGAAATGGAACTTCTTATTTGTTCTTAAAGTAAAATTTTGtatatttggttatttttttaatatattaatTCAATGATTAACAGCAGAGTTATTGTCTGTCTCTAATTCAGAGCTTGTGTTTGAATGTCACTACTTCAACTGTCTCTCATACTGTATTATATGGGGAATTGATTTCACGGAGCCAAAGATCTCCAGCTGAAGTCTCCTAGCTTACACTTTATGGACTTGAGCAATTTAGGAAGGATACATATAAATGAGGGTCTATAAtcctttttatttctaattAATACTTCAGTGCAATGATTTCTTACCCacttttccttaaaaaaagaagaaaattgcACACAATGTTCATTCTTTTGGTGAAAGCAATTATCATtcaagggggggaggggtgggaaGTCTCAAGAAGGATTaagaaaaaatgaatgttgatcTCTGAGTAACACTTTAGAGAAAATGAATGTCTCAAGCACTCAACCTGCAAACAATTAGCAACAATTAGCAATTGACTCAGGAAGCTGAGCAGTGAGTATTTGAAGTTACAGATTACACCTCGGGCTTAATTCAACAATTTGACCCATAAAGGTCCAGGCCCCTATTTGGATTTAATAGAGTTTCATTAATCATTCTTACCTGTAAATGAGGACCTCATCCTCAGAACAATTGTACTGAAGCTGATACATTTTGACCTTTGGAGTTGCTTTGCTAACGGTCCACTTAACCATAGCAGAGACAGCAGTCACTTCTGATACAGACACCACCTTCTCCGGCAGAGGTTTAGGCTCCCCTTTGCTGATCTTGGTAGAGCTAGTTATGTCCGAAAGCCCTGATTTGGACTGTGTGGTACGGTTTGTACCATTACCCAGATGTGGAAGTTGAATGATTGAGAGCTCTATGGAGGCTGTAGATTCCCCAGCGGCATTAGCAGCTATGCAAGTAAACGTACCATAATCCTTAGATGTGGTTATTGTAATGTCCAGGGTTCCATTCTCATATACTGTTGCTCGGGAGGAGTTGCTGATCAAACGGTCATCAGGAGCAACCCAATGCACCATCGGCATTGGATCACCAACTGCTTTGCAACGCAAGCTTGCTGTTTGGCCTTCCAGTACAAGTAACTTGTGTGTATGTTGAGTGATTAAAGGGGGCTCACAAACGAACTCTTCCTCCCGAACAGACCAAAAGTAGCGGCCTTTTAGACTGGCAGGAGAAGCACAGGTTTCCATATCATCCTCACGCTCCAGCCTTCGGAGCCAAAGCACTTCACAGTTGCAGTGCAAAGGGTTGCCACCAAAGCTAAGAGACAGCGGAGGAAGATAAGGAGTGCTCAAAACTACATTACTCTGGGAGCGCCCAAAGATGGGATCTGGAGGGAGCTTCTGCAGACGGTTAGAGGTGAGGTCCAATCGGGCAAGTTTCTCCAAATCTGTAAAAGTTCCCTCTGAAATGAAGGCGATGAGGTTATGATCCAAACTCATCTGATGGAGGTTGACCATCTTACGAACGGCTTCCCAAGGCACACTGCGTAAGTTGTTATATGACAAATCCAGGTCCTCTAACGTCAGTAACAAGTCGTCAAAGGCTGCATTGTTGATTTGATTCAGTTGATTGTTGTTGAGGATGAGGTGTTGCAGATTGATCAGCCCTCGAAGGTCATCAGGTCCGAGCTCAGTCAACCGGTTACTGTCAAGGTGCAGCGATCTCAGGGTCTCCAGgtcaatgaaagaaaaaggctgGATGTTGCCGATGGTGTTGCGGGACAAGGTGAGATCTACGAGGCCCGTCATGTTGGCAAAGTCCTGAGTGGAGATCTTGAGGATAAAGTTTCCTCCAAGGCGCAGCTCCACAGTTCGCCGGTCGATGTCCGGTGGGACAAAGAGCAGGCCTTTGGAAGGGCACAGAGTCCCCAGAGATTCTGAGAGGTTCTGGCAGACACAGTATTTGGGACATGCATGGACCATTGTAACTGTGGTTCCCAGAAGCAGGAGACTGATGACCACTTTGtccatgttagttcatacaatggggacctgaaaaacaaacaaacaaaaaataccaCCAGTTAGAATTCAAGTTAATGATCAGTTGAGACTTGGTATTCTCATTTATCGTACCCTTGGTTTCCACAAAATGTTCAGTTGCATAAGATGCATCATAATTATGCATTTTTACAATATTTACATCGCAAACACTTTATTAAGGTTCACCTCacattcaaagaaaatgttcacCAACTTATCCGCACATCCCCAAAAACAGTAATGTGTGGAGGAGCCTCCATTAACACTGGCATGATTAAATTCCACCTTGGCCTCAGACAATGTAGGCCAAATTTACTCATTTGATGAGCTGGTCTGATTGTCATCCTTGAAGATTTTTCCCATTAAAAATCCCCCCTTATAATATTCATATGCATGTATTTTGCAATGCAAAGAAGGTGGGAGAAATCACATGAGGATTTTCTCCATGAAGCCCAGATTAAACTGTGCTAAGGAGTTATTTTTAATATCGCACATGCTTATACAGTAAGCTGTCATTACAGATCTGGTGTTATGGAAAGTAGTTCAACTGTAGGGAACATGTATATGCAGTACATCATGGAAAAGGTATAGGATTTATAGGAAGAACAACAGCATCCGCCATATGTATCTCTATTATTTCCTTACATTATTTGCACCCTTTCCCATACCTGCACTGTTTGGAGAAAAGATTATGtggtttggaaaaaaacaaacatattccACAAGCCGCAGGTGTTAGTCGTCATAGTTGGCCAATGAAATCAGCACAGATCCATGAACATCTTTACAGCCTTCACACCTGGCTGACTCCTCTGAATGGATGGCCACACATGGCTTCATCCAACGAGCGTTTTATTCCCCAAGACATTTGTATCATTAATTCCTAATActcaaaccttaaaaaaaatcaattccaatcatctttttttttggccagcAGTATTTCCAAATGGAAATCTCTGCCTTGTGGTCTCCCGTCTTCTCACTTTAACTATGGGGAGGGACAAGTCTAATGTTTATCTGTCATCTATATTTGTAATGCTGTCCTTCATTATCATATATCTTTGATATGGTGCTTGCAGCATGAGGACTCTTTATCTTTTACCACCCTGTAACACCCCTTCACGTCTAGAGCCCACTTTTTAATAAGAGGCAACACGAGGCAATAAGCATAAATAACCGCTCTCCTTCCAATGCTATTCTGTAATTATATGGTGAAGTGCCAGTGCATCTGGCCTGTATGCTACAAAAAGATAATGACAATGAAAGCCAGGCAGGATAAATTGGAGGGTAATTTAAAGAGGCTGCAATGAAATCATTTAACCTGAGGAAATTTGCCGATAATTGGGGGAAAATTGGTGaaagctttaaaaagtaaagataAATTGGTCCCATTTCAACTCATGgtagtttttaaataactttcctagttttaagccttttaaatatgatataAATTCAATACAAAGTTACCATGAAAATACCTTTATACTAAGAAACATTGTAAAACGTGACAAATGTGTAATAAACAAGTGATCCACCATGTACTTTGTGCAAGTAGATTTAGAGGTTTTCAGCTAAACAGCTCGTACCACTTAACTGTAGAGTagcatcatttttttatgaactGGCGGCAACTCTAATTGATAATATTTACGAGATATTGAGTATGAGATAATGGCAGTTATTGGGATATAATGTAACATAAATAGAAATTAAATGGAGTGATATGGTCAGGAAACTTACTTGATGATGCCACATACACAGCGCTGTGAAACCATAGCTAATGTTTGCAGTTATAAATACTGGACATGCTACACCAAGGAAATTACAGTGTTCTGAAGAAAGCTTGCTTGCTATAGACTTAGACATAACACATTTTCCCACATCCTCTACAACTAGTAATTACTGTAAACTGGAGATGCTTGTCCCTTTACAACATATAATATTTAAATGACACATTATGCTGTTTATTAAAATAGGGGGGGGAaaggaagcagaaatcttggcTAGTAAGCTCAATATGGAGTGGTAGTATGTAGCAACCATAAGGAAAGTCAGACTCCGAGGTTCATACAATATTTCAAGATATGTCACACTAtttgaaacaaatcaaatcaactcTCTGTGTTACCTAAACATCGACTCCATCTGTAGAAAATATTTGGAATGCATCACTGcaccaaattaaaaatgtaaatctcacATTTCTGATTATCATCATGTCAAAACAAACACCCAGGGTGATGATTTATAAGCGGAAGTAACACCTTGACTATAATTTGTAGAGCATGAAGGCGGAATGGTGGGGGGAAGTTGTTCAAACAAAGTAGTAACAAAGGCGCGATAGAGGGAAGATGGTTGcaagatggtgtgtgtgtgcgcattgagtgtttgtgtatgtgaaacATGTCgttcctccccctccctcatCCGCAACAAatacaatgtgaattcacaaaCCAATATAGCGCCGTTGCAGTTGCAATGTGTAAGTACTAAGGCGTGATGACGGCAGAGCTTCGATGTGGCAGAAAATAAGTCAAGCTGTGAATCCGCATTCCTACAAAAGAAGAACCTTTTCTTTCAGCACTCGAATGCTTCTGAACAACCCGTTCGGGGTAGGAATGAGGGTTTTTTATTCAAGCCAAATAATTGCAGACTTGAAGTCTACTGCTCAGCACTCTGTAGCTAATGCCCAGTGGGCCTCATGGTGAGATCACTGATGACAGTTTCTCTCATGAACTCGTTTTAATGGACAGCATCTAGAAACAACTAAAGGCcaacttttttctgtcttccttTCGCCTGAAAGTTAACATTCTGGTGGGAAGCATTATTAAAACTTGcgaaaaatgtaagaaaatgcTCACAAAAGGCTTGTTCAGAGTAAAATCCAATCTTGGACCATTTTCCCATTAAAGCATTTGTGGAACATTGTGgttactgggaggagaaaaacCAGtccatgtagaggctgagttgACCTTTAAGGGATAGTGGGGTGTCACGCCTAAAGAGACAAGAACCATGGAGGTTGTTTCAGCTCCACATCCATTTTACGTATGGCCTTTACTGCGACTGCAGCAAAACCCACGTTTTATTATAAGCGAAAGATGCAGCTCAAATGCCAACAAGAAAATATTCTAACCAGTTCCAAAGTATGTTAGTGGTGATGACATATAGTAGAACCAtgtctatatctatatctatatctaaatCTATATCTATCTTTGATTGTTTCTATATCTTCTTGTTTTATGCTCAATCTTCCTTCCTTCTGCCTTCCTTTCATTTACAGTCGGCTTACTTGACTTTTCAGCTCATGTCTGCAATACCATTAATATATTAAGGCTTATTTAAGTTATTTATACATACCCATATATGTTAAATGTCTAAAGATGGAGTTTGACATATAACTTCTGTTATCATTGCACCTGGCAAATGAGCATCACAGCCTCATTCAAACATAGTTTACCAACTGCAACCACAGTTAAACCTACAGTTTAAGAGTCAGCCCAGAATCGCTGTGTTGTTTACCCTTTCTATCACCAAAATATGCAAGAGT encodes:
- the LOC109989743 gene encoding leucine-rich repeat and fibronectin type-III domain-containing protein 2 is translated as MDKVVISLLLLGTTVTMVHACPKYCVCQNLSESLGTLCPSKGLLFVPPDIDRRTVELRLGGNFILKISTQDFANMTGLVDLTLSRNTIGNIQPFSFIDLETLRSLHLDSNRLTELGPDDLRGLINLQHLILNNNQLNQINNAAFDDLLLTLEDLDLSYNNLRSVPWEAVRKMVNLHQMSLDHNLIAFISEGTFTDLEKLARLDLTSNRLQKLPPDPIFGRSQSNVVLSTPYLPPLSLSFGGNPLHCNCEVLWLRRLEREDDMETCASPASLKGRYFWSVREEEFVCEPPLITQHTHKLLVLEGQTASLRCKAVGDPMPMVHWVAPDDRLISNSSRATVYENGTLDITITTSKDYGTFTCIAANAAGESTASIELSIIQLPHLGNGTNRTTQSKSGLSDITSSTKISKGEPKPLPEKVVSVSEVTAVSAMVKWTVSKATPKVKMYQLQYNCSEDEVLIYRMISMTNRAFVVTNLVPGMQYDLCVLAIWDDTATTLTATNIVGCVQFITTEDYPQCQSLHSGFLGGTMILVIGGIIVATLLVFIIILMVRYKVTSGIQTNKLPSVSNTYSQTNGGLNRFNGAPPQVKSTVVVMREEMVEFKCGSLQSSLSSSSSSSNSLDSHTGRKANDRYSMQGSECSTLPSSKFRRHGAKARPNLDNLLGAFTSLELRGVVREHQGASGPSSTSTAMTTVAVAPPSDKEPLLGRAESTTMLGRLLGLPQEGKPKRSHSFDMGHVGAAQCRSSHPRRISNIWTKRSLSVNGMLLQYDDSEDEKPPFESSEWVMESTV